The Lytechinus pictus isolate F3 Inbred chromosome 15, Lp3.0, whole genome shotgun sequence genome contains a region encoding:
- the LOC135156912 gene encoding uncharacterized protein LOC135156912 codes for MRTQYSRLTNPKSGKGTRDTPLSERDQWILNTFRFLEGHIVRMKGRTLGRTSKGRVASQPREDEYSSPDQDTETDERDDNSENDQTAQEADDATSEHEAGSSYINLSTVGKGKGKMKRRCTTPKVDSSDEAKERELLEKLLQRADEVRDLRRSSFALSSPPTKLPPHEEQVNGFVAYLTTQLRQIPQERWLNFTIDIMKMVQSYISPPSIPAPLAQTPVQSQHEEPFHSMHQTSQGAFSYGRMPPTPFSPSTFSSRQQMTPQRMTNPPGIFHEYHAPSPASSFMQQQNPGPSGFQRSSSGFFQQDYTNNIETLQAPSMSLNQMGVQDGGMRSSPESAASAAVPPPSTTNA; via the exons ATGAGGACACAGTACAGCCGTCTGACGAACCCAAAGTCTGGAAAGGGGACCAGAGACACACCTTTAAGTGAGAGGGATCAGTGGATTCTCAATACATTCCGCTTCCTCGAGGGACATATTGTGAGGATGAAAGGGAGAACATTGGGAAgg ACCTCTAAAGGACGAGTAGCATCCCAACCGAGAGAAGACGAATACTCTTCCCCCGACCAGGATACTGAGACTGATGAGCGTGATGACAACAGTGAGAATGACCAGACCGCCCAAGAAGCTGATGACGCCACCTCAGAGCATGAAGCTGGCTCTTCGTACATCAACTTATCAACTGTTGGCAAGGGCAAGGGCAAAATGAAGAGGAGGTGTACAACACCCAAGGTTGATTCCTCTGACGAAGCCAAGGAAAGAGAACTGCTGGAAAAG ctCCTCCAGCGAGCAGATGAGGTCAGAGATCTACGAAGGTCTTCTTTCGCCTTGTCATCTCCCCCCACAAAATTACCCCCCCATGAGGAACAGGTCAACGGTTTCGTAGCGTACTTGACCACTCAGCTGCGACAGATCCCGCAGGAACGGTGGCTTAACTTCACCATAGACATCATGAAGATGGTGCAAAGCTACATTTCACCTCCTTCAATACCTGCTCCACTTGCTCAAACCCCTGTTCAGTCCCAACATGAAGAGCCCTTCCATTCTATGCATCAGACGTCCCAGGGAGCATTTTCTTACGGCAGGATGCCACCAACGCCCTTCTCTCCATCAACATTCTCTTCACGCCAACAGATGACACCACAACGGATGACAAATCCACCTGGAATCTTCCACGAATACCATGCACCGTCGCCTGCGTCATCGTTCATGCAACAGCAAAATCCAGGTCCTTCAGGATTCCAGAGATCGTCAAGTGGGTTTTTTCAGCAGGACTATACCAACAACATCGAAACGCTTCAAGCTCCATCGATGTCTCTGAACCAGATGGGAGTTCAGGACGGTGGGATGAGAAGCTCACCGGAAAGTGCAGCATCAGCAGCAGTTCCGCCACCCTCGACAACAAACGCCTAG